The following proteins come from a genomic window of Vidua chalybeata isolate OUT-0048 chromosome 2, bVidCha1 merged haplotype, whole genome shotgun sequence:
- the LOC128783562 gene encoding clumping factor A-like, producing the protein MDRELSQWEDTEETSQREGPGVQEMSRQGARSSQELYQGQSPTEAEPAAAAPAGAAEEEEPPEALLSQEEDLGHEELFPGEDDVSSSSGEKPVVTVKEEDTQTCPSSCDKELSQVEEAIELSAGDSNAEPELSEVEEEIEDLPWDSTSDQMLSSVEDNIEVVPEDGKSDQELSSVEEAIEGIPEDSMSDKELSSVEEAIEDIPEDSMSDKELSSVEEDIEGTPEDSTSDKELSSVEEDIEDIPEDSKSDQELSSVEEAIEDIPEDSTSDKELSSVEEDIEGTAEDSTSDKELSSVEEDIEGTAEDSTSDWELSSVEEDIEDIPEDGTSDKELFSVDVASKVVPEVGVSDWELSSVEEDIEDLPWDSTSDTELSSVEEHIEDIPEDSTSDKELSSVEEDMEVVPEDSTSNQEQSPEEEDMEVSPWDSPSDQELSPVEDDIEVVSGNSPTDGEVSKVEVANELSPEDSTALSPEGPSSASPVGTEVAAEAAPALPSASPAPGSATEAEPAAAALSGDPELAQEVSHGEECLEEDLPHGEVTSYHQLFDWEKYLEQDLSQGEVSSSQDPSDWEECIEQVLSDGDVSRWEILSNREECIGQEHSQGEACIGQDVSRGNGSRSSGHSTCENDSDTGLVRENCPEHSISTKPLCPEEDEWDDDVSLLEVPPELDKEQKWEVFAAAGLAVAVPREAWVGCPAQEPCSQGPAPAPHSPPSPWPARLRAQALRGQPAAPRKRPSRFRRALRALRGLFRCPCLRPRPEE; encoded by the exons ATGGATCGAGAGCTCTCCCAGTGGGAAGATACAGAAGAGACATCCCAGAGAGAAGGACCAGGAGTCCAAGAAATGTCCCggcagggagccaggagcagccaagaGCTGTACCAAGGCCAG AGTCCCACGGAGGCCGagccggcagctgctgccccggcaggagctgctgaggaggaggagccccCCGAGGCTCTCCTGTCCCAAGAGGAAGATTTGGGACACGAAGAGTTGTTCCCGGGGGAGGACGATGTGAGCTCCAGTTCTGGGGAGAAGCCTGTGGTCACAGTGAAGGAGGAGGACACGCAGACTTGTCCCTCATCCTGTGACAAGGAGCTGTCCCAGGTTGAAGAGGCCATCGAGCTCTCTGCAGGGGACAGCAACGCTGAGCCAGAGCTGTCCGAAGTGGAAGAGGAAATCGAGGACCTTCCATGGGATAGCACAAGTGACCAGATGTTGTCCTCAGTGGAAGACAACATTGAGGTTGTTCCAGAGGATGGCAAAagtgaccaggagctgtcctcagtggaagaggccATCGAGGGCATTCCAGAGGACAGCATGAGTGACaaggagctgtcctcagtggaagaggccATCGAGGATATTCCAGAGGACAGCATGAGTGACaaggagctgtcctcagtggaagaggacaTCGAGGGCACTCCAGAGGACAGCACGAGTGACaaggagctgtcctcagtggagGAGGACATCGAGGACATTCCAGAGGACAGCAAGagtgaccaggagctgtcctcagtggaagaggccATCGAGGACATTCCAGAGGACAGCACGAGTGACaaggagctgtcctcagtggaagaaGACATCGAGGGCACTGCAGAGGACAGCACGAGTGACaaggagctgtcctcagtggaagaggacaTCGAGGGCACTGCAGAGGACAGCACGAGTGACTGGGAGCTGTCCTCTGTGGAAGAGGACATCGAGGACATTCCAGAGGACGGCACGAGTGACAAGGAGCTGTTCTCAGTGGACGTGGCCAGCAAGGTTGTTCCAGAGGTGGGCGTGAGTGACTgggagctgtcctcagtggaagaggacaTCGAGGACCTTCCATGGGACAGCACAAGTGACAcggagctgtcctcagtggaagagcACATCGAGGACATTCCAGAGGACAGCACGAGTGACAAGGAGCTGTCCTCTGTGGAAGAGGACATGGAAGTTGTTCCAGAGGACAGCACCAGTAACCAGGAGCAGTCCCCAGAGGAAGAGGACATGGAGGTCTCTCCATGGGACAGCCCAagtgaccaggagctgtccccTGTGGAAGATGACATCGAGGTGGTTTCAGGGAACAGCCCGACTGATGGGGAGGTGTCCAAAGTGGAAGTGGCCAATGAGCTCAGTCCAGAGGACAGCACGGCTCTTTCCCCAGAggggcccagctctgccagccccgtgggcacagaggtggcagcagaggcagcccctgccctgcccagcgcctctcctgccccaggcagtgccacgGAGGCCGAGCCGGCCGCTGCTGCCCTGTCTGGAGACCCAGAGCTGGCCCAGGAAGTGTCTCATGGTGAAGAATGCCTGGAGGAAGATCTGCCCCACGGGGAAGTCACGAGTTACCACCAACTCTTTGACTGGGAAAAGTATTTGGAGCAAGACCTGTCCCAGGGAGAAGTCAGCAGCTCCCAAGACCCCTCGGACTGGGAAGAATGCATCGAGCAAGTGCTGTCCGATGGAGATGTCAGCAGGTGGGAAATACTTTCCAACAGGGAAGAATGCATTGGCCAAGAGCATTCCCAAGGAGAAGCCTGCATTGGCCAAGATGTGTCCAGAGGGAATGGCAGCAGATCCTCAGGACACTCCACCTGCGAAAACGACAGTGACACGGGGCTCGTGCGGGAGAACTGTCCCGAGCACAGCATCAGCACCAAGCCCTTGTGCCCAGAGGAGGATGAGTGGGACGATGATGTGAGCCTCCTGGAGGTGCCCCCAGAACTggacaaagagcagaaatgggaAGTTTTTGCGGCAGCCGGGCTCGCAGTGGCCGTCCCTCGGGAGGCCTGGGTGGGGTGCCCGGCACAGGAGCCGTGCAGCCAAGGGCCGGCGCCTGCCCCgcacagcccccccagcccctggcctgCCCGGCTGCGAGCCCAGGCCCTCCGCGGGCAGCCGGCTGCCCCCAGGAAACGTCCCTCCCGCTTCAGGCGGGCGCTGCGGGCGCTGCGGGGGCTGTTCCGCTGTCCCTGCCTGAGGCCACGGCCGGAGGAGTAA